The proteins below come from a single Amphiura filiformis chromosome 15, Afil_fr2py, whole genome shotgun sequence genomic window:
- the LOC140170752 gene encoding neuropeptides capa receptor-like gives MNSTHSDDDCDILLSEEEAVPYFYTIYKKIFILVIIPIVAGLGILGNAALLFVVYRVPEMRTVTNFYLSNLAVSDITLLIITTIRFMWSYFNTPIEFAFSSFHFGCALVWLITYLCYFASVYLITLVTFERYLAICHPITHRMLKGRTWTVRMTISAWLISLVSASVCLHFYETETICIDWSNSTTFQNIAAKFVVCKAVTNCSWCWPTLAAIDFVQFVLAVILSSYMYGRIIYALSTRTGLTGETSSEKQTTILRTRNQIGRMLILNGIIFFICRGPNEIYNIDDFKYWLVGERMFESKTATTILWFSRVMWLLNSAVNPLVYSVSNQRYRRAFVEAFRRVDKRKKRSSSRNGNENIMISRS, from the coding sequence ATGAATTCTACTCATTCAGATGATGATTGCGACATATTGCTTTCAGAAGAAGAAGCTGTTCCGTACTTTTACACTATCTATAAGAAGATCTTCATCCTTGTAATCATACCCATTGTGGCAGGATTGGGCATTCTCGGAAATGCTGCACTTTTATTTGTTGTATATCGCGTGCCAGAAATGCGGACTGTTACCAACTTCTACCTATCGAATCTTGCTGTTAGCGATATAACGTTGCTAATTATAACTACAATAAGGTTCATGTGGAGTTATTTCAACACTCCAATTGAATTTGCTTTTTCGTCGTTTCACTTCGGTTGTGCTTTAGTCTGGCTTATCACATACCTATGTTATTTTGCATCTGTGTATTTAATAACACTCGTCACATTTGAAAGATATCTGGCAATATGTCACCCGATAACGCATCGAATGCTCAAAGGCAGAACCTGGACTGTACGAATGACAATAAGTGCATGGTTGATTTCATTGGTTTCGGCTTCTGTGTGTCTCCATTTTTATGAAACTGAAACGATATGCATAGATTGGTCTAACAGCACCACATTTCAAAATATAGCGGCAAAATTCGTTGTCTGCAAGGCAGTCACAAATTGTTCATGGTGTTGGCCAACTCTTGCTGCAATTGACTTTGTACAGTTTGTTCTTGCAGTGATCTTGTCTTCATATATGTACGGCAGAATTATTTACGCGCTTAGTACAAGGACCGGTCTCACTGGGGAAACCAGCTCTGAAAAGCAAACGACAATACTTCGCACCAGAAATCAAATTGGAAGAATGTTAATTTTGAATGGAATAATTTTCTTCATATGTCGGGGCCCAAATGAAATATACAATATCGATGATTTCAAGTATTGGTTGGTTGGTGAGAGAATGTTTGAATCTAAAACAGCGACGACAATCCTTTGGTTTAGTCGCGTTATGTGGCTGTTAAATTCGGCAGTAAATCCACTCGTGTATAGCGTAAGCAACCAACGATACAGGAGAGCATTTGTAGAAGCTTTTAGGCGTGTTGATAAAAGAAAGAAGAGATCTTCTTCGCGAAATGGGAATGAAAATATTATGATATCTAGATCATAG